A genomic stretch from Candidatus Thioglobus sp. includes:
- the yhbY gene encoding ribosome assembly RNA-binding protein YhbY: protein MTKLTNNQKKFLRSKGHSLKPVVMIGQHGLSEAVLSELESSLETHELLKIKVRGDDREDKQHVIDKIVQATHAHLVQVIGSVMVIYRAFDKDPQIILPKK from the coding sequence ATGACTAAGCTTACCAATAACCAAAAGAAATTTTTAAGATCCAAAGGTCACAGCCTTAAACCTGTTGTGATGATTGGACAACACGGACTGAGTGAGGCCGTTTTATCAGAACTTGAATCAAGTCTAGAAACCCATGAATTATTAAAGATCAAGGTTCGTGGCGATGATCGTGAAGATAAGCAACATGTAATTGATAAGATTGTTCAAGCAACCCATGCACACTTAGTGCAGGTTATTGGAAGTGTTATGGTCATTTATCGTGCATTTGATAAAGATCCTCAAATCATCCTTCCAAAAAAATAA
- the leuB gene encoding 3-isopropylmalate dehydrogenase, protein MSKVLVLPGDGIGQEIVAQALKVIEYLNKNDGLSMELVHGLVGGTAYDETGSPLPQATLDAAHECDSILLGAVGGYQWEALERDLRPERGLLGLRAEMDLFSNLRPAILYPQLASASTLKEEVVSGLDLMIVRELVSGIYFGQPRGIEIRNGERYGFNSATYSESEIKRIGHSAFKIAQKRDKRVCSVDKANVLEVCELWREVMEEVAKDYPDVELSHMYVDNAAMQLVRTPKQFDVMVTSNLFGDVLSDCAAMLTGSIGMLPSASLNKDGFGMYEPIHGSAPDIAGQDVANPLATILSVSMMLRYSLDQVSLANKIDSAVNTVLDQGYRTQDIAAKGDTVVGTNKMGDLVVKALQG, encoded by the coding sequence ATGTCTAAAGTATTAGTATTGCCAGGTGATGGTATTGGTCAAGAGATTGTTGCTCAAGCCTTAAAGGTTATTGAGTATTTAAACAAAAATGATGGCTTGAGTATGGAGCTAGTTCATGGTTTAGTAGGCGGCACAGCTTATGACGAAACGGGCTCGCCATTGCCTCAAGCAACTTTGGACGCTGCTCATGAATGTGATTCGATTTTACTCGGTGCTGTGGGTGGTTATCAATGGGAGGCGTTAGAGCGCGACCTTCGCCCTGAACGTGGCCTACTTGGGCTACGTGCTGAGATGGATTTATTTTCAAACCTTCGTCCAGCTATTTTGTATCCACAGTTAGCCAGCGCATCAACTCTTAAAGAAGAGGTTGTTTCTGGCTTGGATTTAATGATTGTACGTGAATTAGTGTCAGGTATTTATTTTGGCCAGCCTCGCGGTATTGAAATTCGTAATGGTGAGCGTTATGGATTTAATAGTGCGACTTATTCAGAATCTGAAATCAAACGCATTGGTCACTCAGCTTTTAAAATTGCACAAAAACGAGATAAACGAGTTTGTTCGGTTGACAAGGCTAATGTGTTAGAAGTGTGTGAATTATGGCGTGAAGTGATGGAGGAAGTGGCTAAAGATTATCCAGATGTTGAGCTTTCTCATATGTATGTGGATAATGCAGCTATGCAGTTAGTCAGAACGCCTAAGCAATTTGATGTCATGGTCACCTCAAATCTGTTTGGTGATGTATTGTCTGATTGTGCTGCTATGCTGACTGGTTCAATTGGTATGCTACCAAGTGCCTCTTTAAACAAAGATGGTTTCGGTATGTATGAGCCAATTCATGGCTCTGCACCAGATATTGCAGGCCAAGATGTCGCCAATCCTTTAGCCACTATTTTGTCAGTATCTATGATGTTGCGCTACTCACTTGATCAGGTATCACTGGCTAACAAAATTGATTCAGCGGTTAATACAGTTCTGGATCAAGGCTATCGTACTCAAGATATCGCAGCAAAAGGCGATACAGTTGTCGGTACGAACAAGATGGGCGACTTAGTCGTTAAAGCACTTCAAGGATAA
- the cysS gene encoding cysteine--tRNA ligase, producing the protein MLKIYNTLSKQKEVFHPINPDKIGMYVCGMTVYDYCHMGHARVLVMFDVITRHLRRNFPAVTYVRNITDIDDKIIARAIENSEDIYSLTNRFIDAMHEDERALGILPPDIEPRATEAIDQMFYMIKTLIEKGVAYQAKNGDVYYSVRKFDGYGKLSGKNLDDLEAGARVDVDSNKKDPLDFVLWKMAKPSEPSWESPWGDGRPGWHIECSAMSTHHLGNHFDIHGGGMDLSFPHHENEIAQSEGANSCTFVNTWMHVGFVNINDEKMSKSLNNFFTIRGVLENYDGESLRYFIMSSHYRSPLNFSDANLDNAKSSLTRLYTAIRDLHASDAALDEVSQRFDFETRFNQALNDDFNTPIALSILFELAKLINSERSKDIDKAKALSQLLIKLGGFIGLLQMDADAFLKQGVTLSDEDIEHKISLRNKARDNKDFATSDQIRDELTELGIILEDASNGTGWRRK; encoded by the coding sequence ATGCTTAAAATCTACAACACACTCAGTAAACAAAAAGAAGTTTTCCACCCTATCAATCCTGACAAAATAGGCATGTATGTATGTGGCATGACTGTTTATGATTATTGTCATATGGGCCATGCTCGTGTCTTGGTTATGTTTGACGTTATTACTCGCCACCTAAGGCGTAATTTTCCAGCCGTTACTTACGTTCGCAATATTACTGATATTGATGACAAAATTATCGCTCGCGCTATTGAAAACTCAGAGGATATTTATAGTCTAACGAATCGTTTTATTGATGCTATGCATGAAGATGAGCGTGCACTTGGCATACTACCGCCTGATATTGAGCCTCGTGCTACAGAAGCAATTGATCAAATGTTTTATATGATCAAAACTTTGATAGAAAAAGGGGTGGCCTATCAAGCAAAAAATGGTGATGTCTATTATTCAGTACGTAAGTTTGATGGATACGGGAAGTTAAGTGGGAAAAATTTAGATGACTTAGAGGCTGGTGCTAGGGTTGACGTAGATTCGAATAAAAAAGATCCTCTGGATTTCGTGTTATGGAAGATGGCTAAACCGAGCGAACCAAGTTGGGAGTCACCTTGGGGTGACGGACGCCCAGGCTGGCATATCGAGTGCTCAGCAATGTCTACTCATCATCTGGGCAACCATTTTGATATTCATGGAGGTGGCATGGACTTGTCTTTTCCACATCACGAAAATGAAATTGCCCAATCTGAAGGCGCTAATAGCTGCACGTTTGTTAACACCTGGATGCATGTTGGTTTTGTCAATATTAATGATGAAAAAATGAGCAAGTCTTTGAATAATTTTTTCACCATTCGTGGCGTACTAGAAAATTATGATGGAGAAAGCTTGCGCTATTTCATCATGAGTTCACATTATCGATCGCCTTTAAACTTTTCAGATGCAAATCTTGATAACGCTAAATCTTCACTCACCCGACTATATACCGCTATTCGAGACTTACATGCAAGTGATGCAGCGCTAGATGAAGTGTCGCAACGATTTGATTTTGAAACGCGATTTAATCAAGCATTAAATGATGACTTTAATACGCCAATTGCTCTTAGTATTTTGTTTGAGCTAGCCAAACTCATCAACTCAGAGCGTAGCAAAGACATTGATAAAGCCAAAGCGCTTTCTCAACTTTTAATCAAACTAGGTGGCTTTATTGGTCTTTTACAAATGGATGCTGATGCATTTTTGAAACAAGGTGTAACTCTATCTGATGAAGATATTGAGCATAAAATAAGCCTTAGAAATAAAGCGAGAGACAATAAAGATTTTGCAACTTCTGACCAAATTCGAGATGAACTAACAGAACTAGGTATTATTCTGGAGGATGCTTCAAATGGCACTGGCTGGCGCAGAAAATAA
- a CDS encoding peroxiredoxin, which produces MSVLVTQQAPDFTAAAVLANGTIVDDFKLSSLKGKKIMVFFYPLDFTFVCPSEILAHHHRVAQFTEKGVEVVGISVDSQFTHNAWRNTAPADGGLGPIDFPLVADTDHSIMEAYGIVHPAGIALRASFLIDEEFNVRHQVVNDLPLGRNVDEMLRMVDALDFHTTHGEVCPAGWNKGDEGMKDTPEGVAEYLAKNADNL; this is translated from the coding sequence ATGAGCGTTTTAGTAACACAACAAGCACCGGATTTCACAGCCGCAGCGGTATTAGCAAATGGCACAATCGTTGATGATTTTAAATTATCAAGCCTGAAAGGCAAAAAAATCATGGTGTTTTTCTACCCATTAGATTTTACTTTTGTTTGTCCTTCGGAAATTCTAGCACACCACCATCGTGTAGCTCAATTTACTGAGAAGGGTGTAGAAGTGGTCGGTATTTCAGTTGATTCACAATTCACGCATAACGCTTGGCGTAATACAGCGCCAGCAGATGGTGGTCTAGGTCCGATCGATTTTCCATTAGTAGCTGATACAGATCATTCTATTATGGAAGCTTATGGCATTGTACATCCAGCAGGCATCGCACTTCGTGCTTCATTTTTAATTGATGAAGAATTTAATGTTCGTCATCAAGTAGTCAATGATCTTCCATTAGGTCGTAATGTTGATGAAATGTTACGTATGGTTGATGCACTTGATTTCCACACAACGCATGGTGAAGTATGTCCTGCAGGTTGGAATAAAGGTGACGAAGGTATGAAGGATACACCAGAAGGTGTGGCTGAGTACCTAGCTAAAAATGCTGATAATCTGTAG
- the nudE gene encoding ADP compounds hydrolase NudE, whose product MRKKPTLTNITDIAKTRFFNIQSMDVEFSNGEKRQYERLKPPGNGAVLVIPMLDDETVLMIYEYSGGTDRYELALTKGKIDDGETPLEAANRELIEEIGYGAKRLTYIKPLSIAPGYQSSETHIVLAQDLYAASAQGDEPEPLEVVEHKLADLESLVYDDNLTEARSIAALYMAKELIRQQNISD is encoded by the coding sequence ATGCGAAAAAAACCCACATTGACTAATATTACTGATATAGCAAAAACACGATTTTTTAATATTCAATCCATGGATGTTGAATTTTCTAATGGAGAGAAGAGGCAATATGAGCGTTTGAAGCCACCTGGCAATGGTGCAGTTTTAGTAATTCCAATGTTGGATGATGAAACCGTATTAATGATTTATGAATATTCTGGTGGCACAGATCGTTATGAGCTAGCACTCACTAAGGGCAAAATTGATGATGGTGAAACGCCTTTAGAGGCCGCCAATAGAGAGCTCATTGAAGAAATTGGCTATGGTGCCAAAAGACTTACTTATATTAAACCTTTGAGCATTGCACCAGGCTATCAGTCTAGTGAAACACATATTGTTTTGGCACAAGATTTGTACGCAGCGAGTGCACAGGGTGATGAGCCAGAACCGCTTGAAGTAGTTGAGCATAAATTAGCTGATTTGGAAAGCCTGGTTTATGATGATAATTTAACGGAAGCCAGAAGTATTGCCGCTCTTTACATGGCTAAAGAATTAATTAGACAACAAAATATAAGTGATTGA
- a CDS encoding glutaredoxin — MKIVVYSTHTCPICVKTKELLDKWNLPFEQKYIDDDRANMVEFSKVTDGARMVPQLTIDGKHIGGFSDLTELHMDGFFK, encoded by the coding sequence ATGAAAATTGTCGTTTATTCAACGCATACTTGCCCAATTTGCGTAAAAACTAAAGAGCTGTTAGACAAGTGGAATTTGCCTTTTGAGCAAAAATACATTGACGATGATCGTGCCAATATGGTGGAATTTTCAAAAGTGACTGACGGTGCTAGAATGGTGCCACAACTCACCATTGATGGTAAGCATATTGGCGGGTTTAGTGATCTGACAGAACTACACATGGACGGCTTTTTCAAATAA
- a CDS encoding rubredoxin, protein MKKLKCMVCGWIYDEALGAPKDGIKPGTRWDDVPEDWVCPDCGVTKDQFEMEEI, encoded by the coding sequence ATGAAAAAATTAAAATGTATGGTGTGTGGCTGGATTTATGATGAGGCGTTAGGCGCTCCTAAAGATGGCATTAAGCCAGGTACTAGGTGGGATGATGTTCCTGAGGATTGGGTCTGCCCTGATTGCGGCGTTACCAAGGATCAATTTGAGATGGAAGAAATCTAG
- a CDS encoding MBL fold metallo-hydrolase has translation MNKLVLLFALTFSSFVNAWVINGVGDFKFEQLNDQVHVIHGPIASPSEKNHGFMNNPIFIEGDNGLIIIDPGSSKFVGDNILNEVEKVSSKPVVAVINTHVHGDHWLANHAIKDKYPDAKFYAHMNMIREAEYGEAERWIKIYSDITNKAKGTIAVIPTYSIGHKDALTIEGQKFIIHSPLPSSHSSSDIMIEHVNSKTLFTGDNAFTDRMGRFDGQSSMLDNIKILDYAKNLTIDTYVPGHGYSGAVTQSIDPYLNYLKIIEQESRKGYDEDLADYEIKPFADKHLTAYKDWSGYDQQLGVHINKMLLEIEALDL, from the coding sequence ATGAACAAATTGGTATTACTATTTGCATTAACATTCTCAAGCTTCGTAAATGCTTGGGTGATTAATGGTGTGGGCGATTTTAAATTTGAACAACTAAATGATCAAGTTCATGTCATACATGGGCCTATTGCCAGCCCTAGCGAGAAAAATCATGGCTTTATGAACAACCCTATTTTTATTGAAGGAGATAATGGTTTAATCATTATTGACCCTGGTAGTTCAAAATTTGTTGGGGACAATATTCTTAATGAGGTAGAAAAAGTATCATCAAAACCAGTTGTGGCTGTTATAAACACGCATGTGCATGGTGACCATTGGCTTGCAAATCATGCTATTAAAGATAAATACCCAGATGCTAAATTCTACGCCCACATGAACATGATCCGAGAAGCGGAATACGGTGAAGCTGAACGTTGGATAAAGATATATAGTGACATTACTAATAAAGCAAAAGGAACAATCGCTGTTATACCAACTTATTCAATTGGCCATAAAGACGCACTAACGATCGAAGGACAAAAGTTCATTATTCACTCGCCACTCCCATCATCTCACTCATCTTCAGATATTATGATTGAGCATGTAAATTCCAAAACTCTTTTTACTGGTGACAATGCCTTTACTGATCGAATGGGAAGATTTGATGGACAGTCAAGCATGCTAGACAATATCAAAATCTTAGATTATGCTAAAAACTTAACTATTGACACTTATGTTCCTGGACATGGTTACTCAGGAGCTGTTACCCAATCGATTGATCCCTATCTAAATTACCTTAAAATTATCGAACAAGAATCTAGAAAAGGATATGACGAAGATTTGGCCGACTACGAAATCAAACCTTTTGCCGATAAACATCTAACAGCATATAAAGACTGGAGTGGCTATGATCAACAATTAGGTGTGCATATTAACAAAATGCTACTGGAAATTGAGGCGCTAGATCTGTAA
- the aat gene encoding leucyl/phenylalanyl-tRNA--protein transferase produces MIEIPKDFVLTDSDTPFCDVERALEEPNGLIAIGGDLTTQRLLDAYSRGIFPWYSEQDPILWYCPNPRMVITPDKLHVSKSLRKTLNSSKFQLKIDTDFEQIIHHCKTVQRKDQTGTWIDQDMVFAYTKLFEQGFVRCIGVYQQSKLVGGLYGVSLGNVFFGESMFSLVKDSSKIAFVHLLEQMGYSLIDCQVESPHLNSLGAFNIERRAFIQSLKELL; encoded by the coding sequence GTGATTGAAATTCCAAAAGATTTTGTATTAACAGATTCAGATACCCCTTTTTGCGATGTTGAACGCGCCTTAGAAGAGCCCAATGGCCTTATTGCTATAGGGGGTGATTTAACAACTCAACGATTATTGGATGCCTATAGTCGTGGTATTTTTCCTTGGTATAGTGAGCAAGACCCAATTCTATGGTACTGCCCAAACCCAAGAATGGTGATTACTCCAGATAAGCTGCATGTGTCTAAAAGCTTAAGAAAAACATTAAATTCAAGTAAATTTCAACTCAAGATCGATACTGATTTTGAGCAAATTATTCATCATTGTAAAACGGTTCAACGCAAAGACCAGACGGGCACTTGGATTGACCAGGATATGGTATTTGCTTACACAAAGCTATTCGAACAAGGCTTTGTTCGCTGTATTGGCGTATATCAACAATCTAAATTAGTTGGCGGATTATATGGTGTGTCATTAGGCAACGTATTTTTTGGTGAATCGATGTTTTCATTGGTCAAAGACAGCTCAAAAATAGCCTTTGTTCATCTATTAGAACAGATGGGCTATTCATTGATCGATTGCCAAGTTGAGAGTCCTCATCTAAACAGCCTTGGTGCCTTTAATATTGAGCGTCGCGCGTTCATTCAAAGTCTTAAAGAATTACTGTAA
- the nadC gene encoding carboxylating nicotinate-nucleotide diphosphorylase, which yields MNKELQKIINLALDEDLGSGDVSATLLPNEQAVATIICRESAVICGVEFAQATFASLDKDIKISWQVKDGDLVAPSQILATLSGSSRSIISGERVALNFLQALSSVATQTNLMVAKIAHTKAKLLDTRKTLPGLRLAQKYAVKCGGGNNHRLGLYDCVMLKENHIIAFGSITKAVKNAKEKYPKLDLIVEVETLDQLAEVLKLEGVTRALCDNFSHQELAQAVQMASSKLDLEASGNINLETLVAVAETGVDFISTGIITKDIKAVDLSLRFS from the coding sequence ATGAATAAAGAGCTGCAAAAAATTATTAATTTGGCGCTTGATGAAGATTTAGGCTCTGGTGATGTTTCGGCAACTTTATTGCCCAATGAGCAAGCTGTTGCAACCATTATTTGTCGAGAAAGTGCTGTCATTTGTGGTGTTGAATTTGCTCAAGCTACTTTCGCCTCACTAGATAAAGATATTAAAATCTCTTGGCAAGTTAAAGATGGAGATTTAGTGGCGCCATCTCAAATTTTAGCAACCTTGTCAGGCTCATCAAGATCAATTATTAGTGGGGAGCGTGTAGCACTTAATTTTTTGCAAGCACTGAGTTCAGTGGCAACGCAAACAAACTTAATGGTTGCCAAAATAGCACATACAAAAGCAAAATTACTAGACACAAGAAAAACTCTACCTGGGCTTCGACTGGCGCAAAAATATGCGGTTAAATGTGGTGGCGGCAATAATCACCGACTTGGATTGTATGACTGTGTCATGCTTAAAGAAAACCATATTATAGCTTTCGGTAGTATAACTAAAGCCGTGAAAAATGCTAAAGAAAAATATCCAAAGCTTGACTTAATTGTTGAAGTAGAAACGCTAGATCAATTAGCAGAAGTGCTTAAACTAGAAGGTGTAACGCGAGCATTGTGCGACAATTTTTCACATCAAGAATTGGCTCAGGCTGTACAAATGGCTTCTAGTAAGTTAGATCTTGAAGCTTCTGGAAATATTAATTTAGAAACACTTGTTGCTGTTGCCGAGACGGGTGTTGATTTTATTTCAACTGGTATTATTACTAAAGATATTAAGGCAGTTGATTTGTCATTACGCTTTTCCTGA
- the lysA gene encoding diaminopimelate decarboxylase, translating into MSFSYKNQSLHAESVDIADLMQSYGSPLYVYSRTDIEKNWREFDSAFGQHPHLVCYAVKANSNIAVLNVLARIGAGFDIVSIGELERVLAAGGEASKCVFSGVAKTQVEIERGLEVGIRCFNVESAAELVRIEQVASSLNIQASISIRVNPNVDAKTHPYISTGLKENKFGVDIDDALELYKTAHQSEHLLIKGLDCHIGSQITDVSPFLDALDKVLSLIKTLKAQGIDIEHLDLGGGVGITYDNEVPLDISAYIAQVLKKVGDLEIILEPGRAIVGNAGIFITKVEFLKQNSDKSFALIDGAMNDLLRPAFYNAYHHVLPVSENSIGVDAKWDLVGPICETGDFLAKDRHLSLSEGDYLALMSAGAYGFTMSSNYNSRPRVAEVMVSDSEHHLIRKRETIQDLFNTEYLIND; encoded by the coding sequence TTGAGCTTTTCCTACAAAAACCAATCCTTACATGCTGAATCTGTTGATATTGCAGATTTAATGCAGAGCTACGGCTCTCCGTTATATGTATATTCACGCACTGATATTGAAAAGAATTGGCGCGAGTTTGACTCAGCCTTTGGACAGCATCCGCACCTGGTTTGTTACGCAGTCAAAGCTAATTCTAATATTGCCGTATTGAATGTATTAGCTAGAATTGGTGCAGGATTTGATATTGTTTCTATTGGTGAATTGGAGCGCGTTTTGGCTGCAGGCGGAGAAGCTTCAAAATGCGTATTTTCTGGTGTGGCTAAAACCCAAGTAGAAATTGAGCGCGGCCTAGAGGTTGGTATTCGTTGCTTTAATGTAGAGTCTGCTGCTGAGCTAGTACGTATTGAGCAAGTGGCGTCGAGTTTAAACATCCAAGCATCCATTTCAATACGCGTCAATCCAAATGTCGATGCAAAAACACATCCATATATTTCAACAGGCTTAAAAGAAAACAAATTTGGTGTTGATATCGATGACGCACTTGAGTTGTATAAAACAGCGCACCAGTCTGAGCATTTGCTGATTAAAGGTTTAGATTGCCATATTGGTTCACAGATTACAGACGTTTCTCCATTTTTAGATGCACTAGACAAAGTGCTAAGCTTAATTAAGACGCTTAAAGCCCAAGGTATTGATATCGAGCACCTAGACTTAGGCGGCGGCGTTGGTATTACTTATGATAATGAAGTGCCGTTAGATATTTCAGCTTACATTGCCCAGGTATTAAAAAAAGTTGGAGATTTAGAGATTATTTTAGAACCCGGTAGGGCGATTGTTGGTAATGCAGGTATTTTTATTACTAAAGTAGAGTTTCTAAAGCAAAATTCAGATAAATCTTTTGCACTGATTGATGGTGCAATGAATGATCTCTTGCGCCCCGCTTTTTATAATGCGTATCATCATGTATTACCAGTTAGTGAAAATTCCATAGGGGTTGATGCCAAATGGGATCTTGTAGGCCCTATTTGTGAAACAGGAGATTTTTTAGCTAAAGATAGGCATTTGTCTTTATCTGAAGGTGACTATTTAGCATTAATGTCCGCAGGGGCATATGGTTTTACCATGAGTTCAAATTACAATTCCAGACCACGCGTAGCTGAGGTAATGGTGTCAGATAGTGAACACCACCTTATCCGTAAGCGTGAAACCATCCAAGATTTATTTAATACAGAGTATCTAATCAATGACTAA
- the lpxB gene encoding lipid-A-disaccharide synthase has translation MIKIAISAAETSGDLIGSTLVQALKAQDPTLNIEGLCGEKMQTQGCIKHWDMSLVNVMGFSEVLKKLPSLLRLRKSIVEYFSQHKPDVFIGVDAPDFNFVIERKLKGLGIKTVHFISPSVWAWRASRVKKIKRSSDLILCLFPFEVDFYAHHNQRAVFVGHPLAEKLTPRKNHQSGKNILLMPGSRAGEVRRLLPEMLLAAKSMSHQDPSFKFHLALANEELLEWAKDIIGQQDISLSVNKAHEHMQNADLVLVASGTATLELSLIGVPMVVVYKLSKLSYFIASNLVKSKFISLPNVIANKALVPELIQKEANGDNIANHAMAILKSDHSDLTEEFSKIHKSLCLNASQESAKLILEFIHE, from the coding sequence ATGATTAAGATTGCAATTAGTGCTGCCGAAACTTCAGGTGACCTAATTGGATCAACATTAGTTCAAGCGCTAAAAGCCCAAGATCCAACTCTTAATATTGAAGGGTTATGTGGTGAAAAAATGCAGACTCAGGGCTGTATAAAACACTGGGATATGAGCCTAGTAAATGTCATGGGATTCAGCGAAGTTCTAAAAAAACTTCCATCGCTATTAAGGCTAAGAAAATCTATTGTCGAGTATTTCTCTCAACATAAACCAGATGTATTTATTGGGGTAGATGCGCCTGATTTCAATTTTGTTATTGAAAGAAAGCTTAAAGGCCTCGGAATTAAGACAGTTCACTTTATTTCGCCTTCAGTTTGGGCGTGGCGTGCATCACGGGTTAAAAAAATCAAGCGTTCTAGCGACTTAATATTATGCCTATTCCCTTTTGAGGTAGATTTTTACGCGCATCATAATCAGAGGGCTGTATTTGTTGGTCATCCTTTAGCAGAGAAACTCACCCCTAGAAAGAACCACCAATCAGGTAAAAATATTTTACTCATGCCTGGCTCAAGAGCGGGAGAGGTAAGGCGTCTTTTGCCTGAGATGCTCCTTGCAGCGAAATCGATGTCACATCAAGATCCATCATTTAAGTTTCATTTAGCATTAGCGAATGAGGAATTACTTGAATGGGCTAAAGATATTATCGGTCAACAAGATATAAGTCTTTCAGTTAATAAGGCGCATGAGCATATGCAAAACGCAGATTTGGTGTTGGTCGCATCGGGGACCGCAACACTAGAACTGTCCTTAATTGGTGTGCCAATGGTGGTGGTTTATAAGCTGTCTAAGCTGAGTTATTTTATCGCTTCAAATTTAGTTAAAAGTAAATTTATTAGTTTGCCTAATGTGATTGCTAACAAAGCCTTGGTTCCAGAATTGATCCAAAAAGAAGCAAATGGTGATAATATTGCCAACCATGCAATGGCTATTCTAAAGAGTGATCATTCAGATTTGACTGAGGAGTTTTCTAAAATACATAAAAGTCTTTGCTTGAACGCCAGCCAAGAGTCAGCAAAGCTTATTCTTGAATTTATCCATGAATAA
- a CDS encoding trimeric intracellular cation channel family protein, protein MNLEITQEFSNSLYWISLIAVVVSSASGVLKSGFRKFDLFGVVIIAITTGLGGGSLRDMLLGLDVFWIEDQIFFIVSFLSAVLIFIGARLIPISSKLFLIPDAAGLAAFSIAGTMTALMADASWIIASFMGVITGAMGGIFRDLLSNETPIVFKSPLYATAAWIGSLGFIVLVDSGISVTISAIIAGLSIFITRLLALRFNLGLPKFQLKE, encoded by the coding sequence ATGAATTTAGAAATTACTCAAGAATTTTCCAATAGTCTGTATTGGATATCGTTGATAGCTGTGGTAGTGTCATCAGCCTCTGGTGTGTTGAAATCCGGCTTTAGAAAATTTGATTTATTTGGCGTGGTGATTATTGCTATTACTACAGGTTTGGGCGGAGGATCGTTGCGTGATATGCTGTTGGGTCTAGATGTTTTTTGGATAGAAGATCAAATATTTTTCATTGTTTCGTTTTTGAGTGCTGTGTTGATTTTCATTGGTGCAAGGCTAATCCCTATTTCCTCGAAACTTTTTTTAATTCCTGATGCAGCTGGACTAGCAGCTTTTAGTATTGCTGGAACTATGACGGCCCTAATGGCAGATGCCTCATGGATAATTGCCAGTTTCATGGGCGTTATTACAGGAGCAATGGGCGGAATTTTTCGAGACTTATTAAGCAACGAAACGCCGATTGTGTTTAAAAGTCCACTATATGCAACGGCTGCCTGGATAGGTTCTTTAGGATTTATTGTACTTGTTGATTCTGGTATTAGTGTTACTATTAGCGCTATTATTGCTGGCCTATCTATTTTTATTACCCGCTTATTAGCACTTCGCTTTAACTTAGGCTTACCAAAATTTCAACTTAAGGAATAA